From one Triticum aestivum cultivar Chinese Spring chromosome 4B, IWGSC CS RefSeq v2.1, whole genome shotgun sequence genomic stretch:
- the LOC123093421 gene encoding UDP-glucuronate:xylan alpha-glucuronosyltransferase 2 isoform X1: MKTGAGEAVKSQVAGLRAGAIVKLNAAFLAFFFLVYMALLLHPKYSHILDRGASSLVRCTFRDACPSTSHLSRKPGGRSVAAANKVVATERIVNVGRAPTMFNELRGRLRMGLVNIGRDELLALGVEGDAVGVDFDRVSDVFRWSDLFPEWIDEEEEDGVPSCPEIPMPDFSRYDDDVDVVVAALPCNRTAQGWNRDVFRLQVHLVAAQMAARKGRRDGAGRVLVVLRSECEPMMDLFRCDESVGREGDWWMYTVDVARLQDKLRLPVGSCNLALPLWGPTGIHEVFNASDLTAVDAGSQRREAYATVLHSSDRYLCGAIVLAQSIRRSGSTRDMVLLHDHTVSKPALRALVAAGWIPRRIRRIRNPRAERGSYNEYNYSKFRLWQLTEYFRVVFIDADILVLRSLDVLFRFPQISAVGNDGSLFNSGIMVIEPSACTFEALVRGRRTIRSYNGGDQGYLNEVFVWWHRLPRRVNYLKNFWANTTGERALKERLFRAEPAEVWSIHYLGLKPWRCYRDYDCNWNIDDQRVYASDEAHRRWWQVYDQMGEVMRGPCALSERRKIEIAWDRHVAQEIGYADQHWKINITDPRKWE, encoded by the exons ATGAAGACCGGCGCCGGTGAGGCTGTCAAGTCGCAGGTGGCCGGGCTGCGGGCCGGGGCCATCGTCAAGCTCAACGCCGCCTTcctcgccttcttcttcctcgtctacatGGCCCTCCTGCTCCACCCCAAGTACTCCCACATCCTCGACCGCGGCGCCTCCTCTCTCGTCCGCTGCACCTTCCGCGACGCCTGCCCGTCCACGTCCCACCTCTCACGGAAG cCGGGAGGAAGATCAGTGGCGGCGGCGAACAAGGTGGTGGCGACGGAGCGGATCGTGAACGTGGGGCGCGCGCCGACCATGTTCAACGAACTGCGCGGCCGGCTGCGGATGGGCCTGGTGAACATCGGCCGCGACGAGCTGCTGGCGCTGGGCGTGGAGGGCGATGCGGTGGGCGTGGACTTCGACCGCGTGTCGGACGTGTTCCGGTGGTCGGACCTGTTCCCGGAGTGgatcgacgaggaggaggaggacggggtgcCGTCCTGCCCGGAGATCCCCATGCCGGACTTCTCCCGGTACGACGACGACGTGGACGTGGTGGTGGCGGCGCTGCCGTGCAACCGGACGGCGCAGGGGTGGAACCGCGACGTGTTCAGGCTGCAGGTGCACCTGGTGGCGGCGCAGATGGCGGCGCGCAAGGGGCGGCGCGACGGTGCCGGCCGGGTGCTCGTCGTGCTGCGGAGCGAGTGCGAGCCGATGATGGACCTGTTCCGGTGCGACGAGTCCGTGGGGCGGGAGGGGGACTGGTGGATGTACACCGTCGACGTGGCGCGCCTCCAAGACAAGCTCCGCCTGCCCGTCGGCTCCTGCAATCTCGCGCTGCCGCTCTGGGGGCCAACAG GCATCCACGAGGTGTTCAACGCGTCGGACctgacggcggtggacgccggcagCCAGCGGCGCGAGGCGTACGCGACGGTGCTACACTCGTCGGACAGGTATCTATGCGGCGCCATCGTGCTGGCGCAGAGCATCCGGCGGTCGGGCTCCACCCGCGACATGGTCCTCCTCCACGACCACACCGTCTCCAAGCCGGCCCTCCGCGCGCTGGTCGCCGCCGGGTGGATCCCGCGCAGGATCCGGCGCATCCGCAACCCGCGCGCGGAGCGGGGCTCCTACAATGAGTACAACTACAGCAAGTTCCGGCTGTGGCAGCTGACGGAGTACTTCCGCGTCGTCTTCATCGACGCCGACATCCTCGTCCTCCGCTCCCTCGACGTGCTCTTCCGCTTCCCGCAGATCTCCGCCGTGGGCAATGACGGCTCCCTGTTCAACTCCGGGATCATGGTGATCGAGCCGTCGGCGTGCACGTTCGAGGCGCTCGTCCGCGGGCGGCGCACCATCCGGTCCTACAACGGCGGCGACCAGGGGTACCTGAACGAGGTGTTCGTGTGGTGGCACCGGCTGCCGCGCCGGGTGAACTACCTCAAGAACTTCTGGGCCAACACGACCGGGGAGCGGGCGCTCAAGGAGCGGCTGTTCAGGGCGGAGCCGGCGGAGGTGTGGTCCATCCACTACCTTGGGCTCAAGCCGTGGCGGTGCTACAGGGACTACGACTGCAACTGGAATATCGACGACCAGCGCGTGTACGCCAGCGACGAGGCGCACCGGCGGTGGTGGCAGGTGTACGACCAGATGGGGGAGGTGATGCGGGGCCCGTGCGCGCTGTCGGAGCGGAGGAAGATCGAGATCGCGTGGGATAGGCACGTCGCCCAGGAGATCGGCTACGCCGACCAGCACTGGAAGATCAACATTACCGACCCCAGGAAGTGGGAGTAG
- the LOC123093421 gene encoding UDP-glucuronate:xylan alpha-glucuronosyltransferase 2 isoform X2, with translation MFNELRGRLRMGLVNIGRDELLALGVEGDAVGVDFDRVSDVFRWSDLFPEWIDEEEEDGVPSCPEIPMPDFSRYDDDVDVVVAALPCNRTAQGWNRDVFRLQVHLVAAQMAARKGRRDGAGRVLVVLRSECEPMMDLFRCDESVGREGDWWMYTVDVARLQDKLRLPVGSCNLALPLWGPTGIHEVFNASDLTAVDAGSQRREAYATVLHSSDRYLCGAIVLAQSIRRSGSTRDMVLLHDHTVSKPALRALVAAGWIPRRIRRIRNPRAERGSYNEYNYSKFRLWQLTEYFRVVFIDADILVLRSLDVLFRFPQISAVGNDGSLFNSGIMVIEPSACTFEALVRGRRTIRSYNGGDQGYLNEVFVWWHRLPRRVNYLKNFWANTTGERALKERLFRAEPAEVWSIHYLGLKPWRCYRDYDCNWNIDDQRVYASDEAHRRWWQVYDQMGEVMRGPCALSERRKIEIAWDRHVAQEIGYADQHWKINITDPRKWE, from the exons ATGTTCAACGAACTGCGCGGCCGGCTGCGGATGGGCCTGGTGAACATCGGCCGCGACGAGCTGCTGGCGCTGGGCGTGGAGGGCGATGCGGTGGGCGTGGACTTCGACCGCGTGTCGGACGTGTTCCGGTGGTCGGACCTGTTCCCGGAGTGgatcgacgaggaggaggaggacggggtgcCGTCCTGCCCGGAGATCCCCATGCCGGACTTCTCCCGGTACGACGACGACGTGGACGTGGTGGTGGCGGCGCTGCCGTGCAACCGGACGGCGCAGGGGTGGAACCGCGACGTGTTCAGGCTGCAGGTGCACCTGGTGGCGGCGCAGATGGCGGCGCGCAAGGGGCGGCGCGACGGTGCCGGCCGGGTGCTCGTCGTGCTGCGGAGCGAGTGCGAGCCGATGATGGACCTGTTCCGGTGCGACGAGTCCGTGGGGCGGGAGGGGGACTGGTGGATGTACACCGTCGACGTGGCGCGCCTCCAAGACAAGCTCCGCCTGCCCGTCGGCTCCTGCAATCTCGCGCTGCCGCTCTGGGGGCCAACAG GCATCCACGAGGTGTTCAACGCGTCGGACctgacggcggtggacgccggcagCCAGCGGCGCGAGGCGTACGCGACGGTGCTACACTCGTCGGACAGGTATCTATGCGGCGCCATCGTGCTGGCGCAGAGCATCCGGCGGTCGGGCTCCACCCGCGACATGGTCCTCCTCCACGACCACACCGTCTCCAAGCCGGCCCTCCGCGCGCTGGTCGCCGCCGGGTGGATCCCGCGCAGGATCCGGCGCATCCGCAACCCGCGCGCGGAGCGGGGCTCCTACAATGAGTACAACTACAGCAAGTTCCGGCTGTGGCAGCTGACGGAGTACTTCCGCGTCGTCTTCATCGACGCCGACATCCTCGTCCTCCGCTCCCTCGACGTGCTCTTCCGCTTCCCGCAGATCTCCGCCGTGGGCAATGACGGCTCCCTGTTCAACTCCGGGATCATGGTGATCGAGCCGTCGGCGTGCACGTTCGAGGCGCTCGTCCGCGGGCGGCGCACCATCCGGTCCTACAACGGCGGCGACCAGGGGTACCTGAACGAGGTGTTCGTGTGGTGGCACCGGCTGCCGCGCCGGGTGAACTACCTCAAGAACTTCTGGGCCAACACGACCGGGGAGCGGGCGCTCAAGGAGCGGCTGTTCAGGGCGGAGCCGGCGGAGGTGTGGTCCATCCACTACCTTGGGCTCAAGCCGTGGCGGTGCTACAGGGACTACGACTGCAACTGGAATATCGACGACCAGCGCGTGTACGCCAGCGACGAGGCGCACCGGCGGTGGTGGCAGGTGTACGACCAGATGGGGGAGGTGATGCGGGGCCCGTGCGCGCTGTCGGAGCGGAGGAAGATCGAGATCGCGTGGGATAGGCACGTCGCCCAGGAGATCGGCTACGCCGACCAGCACTGGAAGATCAACATTACCGACCCCAGGAAGTGGGAGTAG